Genomic window (Alligator mississippiensis isolate rAllMis1 chromosome 4, rAllMis1, whole genome shotgun sequence):
GGCTCCCTCTGGAACAACTTGAATGGGAGTCCCTTTCCTTCCAAGCAGGGAGCTGATGGCACTGGGCTTCAGGGAGGATGGGAtggagaggagaaggaaaaggaaaggaagcaggaTCAGAGTGGAGGTTGGGGTAGGGTCCAGATTTTCTCACAGCAGTTTGTACAGGCTTTGACTCTCCTGGCTTTGGTTCTTCGGTTACTTTAGCTGTCGACTCCTAAGTCTTGGCCCACTTGCACTGGCCTGGCTCTTCAACCCAACCTCGTCTTTCACTTATGTGCTTGGACCCCCAGCCATTGTCTTGTGAGCTCTGGGCCAGCCCtcagggtccctgaccccaggctgggATGCCCTCACTGTCTCTGCCTTCAGCCCTCTGGCCCCTGACCTCAGGTCAGGCTGCTCACTGCCTTAGCCCTGAGtcctctgggtccctgaccccaagCTGAGCTGCTTTTGCTCCCTGTGGACTCAGCCTTCCCAGGCTTAGATTGCACCAGCCCACAGCTCTCTGGGTCCCCAACCCCAGGTGAGGCTGCCTGGACACTGAGTGCCCTCCAGGCACCCCTCCAAGGCCTCCACATCTTGCGCATGGTCACAAACTAGTCCTCTAGTTCCAAGCTCAGAACAGAACATAAACAGAAGCAAGCTGCTTCAAAGCAGCCCaccctcctctgctgcagcagcaagcagctatCCCCTCTTAAAGTTACACAGGCTTCAGTCCCTGTTAcagcacctttatagactaactaaatcagacatatagagagagagcacaagctttcatgaacccaagctcacttcatcagatgctgtgaataaTCTCAATTATTAATTGATTAATATGTGATGAATATGTGATTAATCTATTAGTCTCAGAGTTgtttaatacacacacacctgtTGGGGTTCATCACTGATGGCTACTGGAAATGCCACTGAAATGAGGACTCTGGAGCCTACAGGTAACTCATGCCAAGCTCTTCATTCACAGGTTTTGGTCCCACTTGTTCTCTACTTGTTCTTTATTTCCTATAATTACCGGCCACACCTTCAGTGTGTAATGTCCTTGTTATCTCACTTCAGAAAATGAGCACTTATGAGATCATTGCCCATCTTTAGCTATAGGAGCAGAACAGTTGCTTCAGTCAGACATGAGATCCACATAGCACAGTATCCCAGTTCTGACACTGACCAGCACTATAAGCTTTTAGGTACAAAACCACCCACAGACATGGAATAAATCCACACTTTCACAAAGGTCTCATCCTAGTAGCTGGATTGGTTTAAGCCTAGTATTTGAGGTTTAAATGCCCATTCCAGTGCACTTTTTCTGGTGTTCATTGTTCTATTCTGTTCCTGCCAGGTTCCTTCTGGATGAAGCAGTTCTCTATGGAAGTGTCAGGGTGTGTGCACTAAATGATGCCTACAACCACCAGACTCTACTTTGTACAACCACACAGCACATCATACAGGTTTTGACTACCTCGTTCTGCATTTGGATGCCAGCATTTTGATTCATTTTATCTTTTCAAATAGTATGCTGGTGGCTTCAGAACTAGTTGTCTGCCAGGTTGTACAGCACTGAGTGGGGTTTCAGCCTGTGTAGCATTTCTCACGAGAGAGTGAGCTAATGGATCACACCCGCTTTCACATTATGAGCAACAAAGAGTTGGCAGAAGTTGCCCATTTTCCAGATATTCAGATTCCCAGGAGGCAGCTGAAAGGGGCAGAtgggctcaggcagggctggTATGATGAGTACACTGTCTGCATGAAAGCAGAGAGGAGGGATGACAACTGTGTCCCAcactcaatgggcacatctacacaagatgctatggcacTGTAGCAACTAACTATGAACAGCAatatagcattggcaggcacgaACTGTGACgttgatgctactgcacagtagggtccaaaatgacccatgcaccatcaggactgtgcagtaacagcagtTACTACACAgttgggcacacgtgtagatgttcTCAGTGTGTAGTACAATTTTGACTCACAACAGAAAGGTTTGACAGCCTGCCATCTTTAAAATATGTGAGGTTTCCACTTTGCATAGCTATGGAACACAAGTTTATGTATCTGGAGGCTATGGGTCTGGGTCATTTTTCTTGTTCAGGCATTTTATATGAATACAGTGTTTTTACTGGCCAGTGAACATAGCTCCCTTCCATGTTTGACTGCTGTGCAGATATGCCTTCCTTGTCTGTAACAAGAGGCAGTGGGAGGCCGTGCAGAGAGCTCATTTCATATTTCTGGGAAGTGCTTTGACTAGATGCAGAATTCataggctcctgctgctgccatgctatTTCGTACAAGCATTGGAAGGAGCAATTTCAAGACCTCCTCAATGATATtctgttgttgatgagagtgttctcaattTCATCCCACAACATCCAGGAAGAGATGATCTCAGAGTCCCTCTAAACCTTGACGAGGTGAGGAAAGCTATCAAGCAGATGACATCTTCAGATTGCTgcttccaatgggcattgatggcttccctttccttgatcaggtctctttcatccttaggtctcaagggagtTGGCCCCTGAATGCTCAGACCATAGGTGGTTTGGTGGCACTAAAGAAACCatgcatattgtggatgtcagcGAGATGTTGAATCTCTTTTGCCTTGTCTCCCCATtatctgttcttcatatcataggtcctcctttggacctctgtcTTTGCTTGTtggtgattcagtttcttttccttGGAGTGCTAATAGGTGAACAGGGCTATGGGTGCTCTGGTCAGGTTTCATTTCCAGGTTTGCTGATCTACAATATTCATTCAGGTGAATAGAAAAGATTCTGGGTACTGACTTCTGCAGCATGGCTGCTGTCACAATGGATAATGGGATATACCTTGTTGTCAGGTAAATGTGACTGCTGGGGTCCTGGAGATATTTTTTGTTGGCAAGAAGTGAGTCCTCAATGAAGACAGCAGTGTGTCCAGCTGGACTGGACTCTCTCCCTTCTGGTTATGGAGAACCCTATACTTATGGGCATGTGaccttaaagatccccaaggaaCTCCTCCTGTGTCTTTTTCAAGACGTTTATAGCCCTGAGAGCTGAGCTGGCATGTACTTAGTGTCTCTACATGACACAATATAGTGATCTGCAGAGATACCCCAAACATGCTGTGAACACATTAGTTCATGTGCTAGAGTCTACACCAgggatgagcaattatttggtggaccacttaatgagttttggtgagctgttaaagGCCACACACATAAACTTAATGGTGTTTAACAATAGCTATGCTTAAAAATTGTTATGACATTTATAGTATAAACCCATTTTCTGCACAACATTGCCATTCATCCACACACAATTCCAGGAAAAAAGTTCCCAAATTACACTAAAAATTATCAGTTTTCCATGCAAAAAACTCACATCTCCATACTTTTCCAGAAAAAGTTCCAAAATTACCACACAATTTTCCAAATATTATATTTTCATAAACATTTCCACAAAATAGTTCCCAAATCACCACAGATGATCATGTTGCCACAATTTCCACTCAACCCACCCCTCCCCTTGTGCTGTGGCAGCTCTCAGCACTGGGTCTTGCCCATGGCACCTGCACCTCTCCTCCAGTTGCTGTCCTGGTGCTGGCTGCATTGCAGTCCATGCTGCGGAGCAAGGCTGGGTAGTGCCaggctgtcccaggtgcacgACGTCCTCCACTACCTGGAGTGCATCATGGCTGCCATGTGCTCCCTGAGACCAACAAATGTGCACAGGCTCAGGGTGAACAGCAAGCCAAGGCAGGCAGTATGAAGCAGTGCCCTGTTGGCATGGGTTCCACAGAGAAGCAGCCTGTGTCTGCCTGCTGCTTGGCTGCAAAccctggagcttggggaagcTCAGGGAGGGGCACAGATGGGCTTTGTGTGGAGGGATACCGCTCATTTCCCTGCAGGACATTTCCAGGCTGCTTTGCTGGCTCCATCTGTACACAAAAGGCCTCTGGGTGcatgccactgctctccctgcaagTGCATGTGGCTGCTGCATACTGGGCCCAGGGCACTGTTGTCCTTCTGTGGGCAAGGGCAGAGGCCAccgttgccaggtcttaaatatgaaattatcatatTGGAAGCGCAATATTAtcctatttgctgaaaaactatcagACACtgaaaaaataagcaaataagtatgcaaatacatcttcttattttctttatattgctCATGTAACttgccagtgagtgagtgagaactgggtcatcaaagttgaaaCATATTTCCAGGTAAAcagtcataagaaagtgctgacagcaaGCCAAAAGTCATTTAAGATTCTCTGAGactgacttgggttttgcatatgctgcattAATTACCTATCACAAAAATTATTGTACACTTGGAACACTTTTGCTACTATTGATTATTCATTGTACAGGGGTTGAAATTATTGTACAAGTAGGATGATTATTGTACACCTAGCAACACTAACAGGGGCAAAGTATTGGGTCTCGCTGCCATCCAGTGGACAAATGCTGCCATAGCAGCTGGAGAGGGCGTGCAGCAGTAGTTCTCCATCTTTCATGTCATTTCCACACTTAATCAAAGTAAGGGCAAGTGTTAACATGCTAACAAACGTAATACATGTCTACCTAAAACTTATTCACAGGCCAGGTACAATCAATTGGTGAGATGGAGACCACCTGTGGGCCATATATTGCCCACCACAGGTCTACACAGTTGTAGCACGTATAAGAATGAAGCTTTTGCCATCTGGAAAGTGGTGAAGTATCAGGCACAAAGTCCCAGTTGGGCTGAAATGATGGAAAAGTCCAAAGTGCAGCCTGACATTTGTCAAAGAATGAGTGATAGGAGATTACAAGATGCAATTATAAGTAACATAAAGAAGAGGAACCAGTCAAGTGATTGCAAGGGTGCaagaaacaacaaaacagaatcacaaatatttttaagggaaaaaatacaCCTGCTGATTGTAAGTATTACGTATGGTGACAGCATAACAGACAACTGCCACAAAAGTTAAGAACAGTGAAATAAATGGAATGAAGAACCTATGAAACAAAGGGGCTGCAGTAGAATGGAAAAGAATATGGTCACAAACATTCACATTTATAAGATTAAGTGAATCTCAGAGCAAAGCCATACACAGAATTTAAGCCTCCCAGCATGGTTGCTGTAGAGGAGAGTAACTAACCAGATGTTGTTCTGTCTAATAACCTGTGGAGCACTAGGTCCTCTACTGCAATACTAAGACTGAAAGCACTCTCAGGAGGtctctagtccaacctcctgctccaggcagggtcatccctgtccaaaccccTCCTGCCAAGTGTTTGTCAAACCTCTCTGTAGAGACACCCAGCTGCTCCTGGTGATGTTCTGAATAGGTTCACACAAAGAAGACCCCGTTCAGCAGAACCTAACCTATGTCAGGAGCCCCCTACCAGACATTTCAGCCCTGTGCCTTAAAGCGAGGGGTGTGATAGGCACTAGGGCATGGCTTCCGGGATACTGATCTCACCTGCAGCATGTGTCCAGGAAGCCCTGGAAGAGAAGATGTTAAACATCTTTGTCTCTTCCTTTACTCCAACCTGTCAGTGCAGCccattctctttcttttccctgccctgctccctgccctaccctgTCCCACCTAACCCTGTCTCTTGCTCCttcacttccctccccccgcaGGTGCATGATGAGCCCTTTATCTCCTACCACTGCTTCAACATTGTCTCCCCTTGtccaaaaaaacaagaaaaggatTCTACAAATATGTGaaaagaggaagaccaaagagaCCATAGGTCTCATAcaaaatgcagaaggcaatctagttacagatgatgcagatgCAGAGAATGCTAATGTATTTAATATCTTtgttacttcagtcttcacaaacagaGGCAACTACCAGACGATGAGTGCTATGagcagcaaagacagggaagaAGACTAACAGCCTAGCATAGTagaacaggttaggaattacTTAGGGAAGCTAGATGCTTTCCAGTTGgcagtgcagtgattctcaacttggGAATTCTGGCATCCTGGGATAACACtcgatccttttaagggtactcCTGGGTCATGTTGCATATTAGCACTCTTAGGTATACAAACACCTTGtgtgagtcacaagataaacccagagatttgaaataggatgccataatgtcaaaaaacattgtgacctgttgtggtcttgctgagttcttggcaacagaagaattgctctactgtattacttttccatagtcaaaaaaattAGGGAAAgctaagaactgacattttccaagaggtgtctttagtctaatgaggggtgccttatATCTAAAACCATTGAGAACCTCTGGCTAGAGGTTGAGCTCTAGTTTCTGAAACATGCTCAGATATCCAACCCCAGTCTGATGCCCCCCTGCTTGTCAGCTCCACCTGCTGCACTCTCTGGCTTTGCTTATCTTGTGTCTCTTGCCTCCTGTGCCTTTGATGAGAAAATGATGAGCTTGGGAGGCTGCCTCCAGAGACCAGAGTAGCTTCCTTTGATGACTTCCCTCTCAGCACAGTCCTCGGAGCTTCTCTGTCCCCAAGTTCATCCTTTGGGCTCTACTCATGGCCCTACAGGCTCTAACTGGGGCCTCCTGGTCCTAACTATTGCTTAGAGGCCCTAATTGTGGCCTCCATCCTCCCCATAGCCACACCCATACCTCATAGGTCTTACTCTAAATTAATTCCTTGAGTtaaggcatttgtacacatgcttacaCCGCAACACCGGGCACTTTTAGAAGTGCCTAGCACTACAGTGCATACATTTTTATGAAtgatgaaatgcatgtcagtggtGAGAAAATGATagtggtacacttttgaactaaaacacactgGACTAACACAAATTGAAAAAGACTTGAACATTGGAGGTCCCAGCTGGACTGGAATGGGTGGAGGAATCAATTAACAGGAAGTCAGTATAGAAGCTACATAGGACCTGAGGCAGGGGGATAGATTAGGAGTAAATAGAGAGCAGGTTCCTGGATGAGGGAGGAAATCATGGTAAATGGAGGAAGCAGAGGTGACCGGGAGCTAAAATCCTAATGCACAGCTGATTCTGCATTGTCTTGGGAAAGAACTTGCCTCTCTAGGGGGACAGTGGGTATCTCCTGGCAAGCCTAGCTGAGGCAGAGGGTGCCCAGGACTGGCTGTAGATTTCCTGATGGAAGGCGACACTGGAGATGACCCTCAGTCCCTGAAGAGCAGCCTGTGTCCCGATAGGCTTATGCTCTGTCTCTTGCACATTGAACACGCTgttaggagttcagttttctagGTGAGCTCATTCCAAGGCATAAGGGAGGATTCCATATTCTAGCTTAATTAGTCCTTTGGCTTCAGACCTCATGCTGGGTCCCATTTGCTACATTTGTGTCTGGGCCTGGGGTAAACCCAGCTCCTTACTCCATCTTTGCAGAGGTTTCActaggaccgggggggggggggggggggggggggggggagggttgtcaGTCCAGCAGATCCATCTTCACAGATGGGAACTTCTTGGTGGCTTTCTCACAGATCCACTTGTTGGGGTTGAAACAGCTCTCAGGCATAACCTCATCTGCACCACAGACAACACAGTTGTGATTGTCACTGCCACCTGCAACCTGAAACCTAATGGAAGACAACATCAGAGAAGCAGGTTTTACACCAAAGATGTTTGCCATCATTTGACtaagtactttttaaaaactatttgtcCAGGTCTGAGTGACATAAATGTTAATAAATGCAAGGAGAACCCTTCATTCTGTAGATGGATGAATAAAAATCCCTTCTACTCTCAGTTATTCAGGTTTTGCTGCTTTGATATTTGAGATCATAATTCTACTGATTCTCCCGTTGTCCATGAAATCTCTCAGTGAGTGAAGAAGGAAgacaaaaatcaggaaaaaaatgtcatcaaaacaaaggaaaaatcatACAGACTGCTGCTATGTACCACAGTTAAAGGATGGGAAGTTGCAGGGTTCTGTTGCACTTCTCACTAATCCTGGATGCTGTCAGGATTTAAAAACACATCCTTTCACTACCAGTGTGTTATAAAATGTTGTCCTTTCTTTCCAGATGACAGCCTGGCCACAGTTTTCTAAGGATTGATTGTCAGAGCCTGGGCCTCAAAAAGGCAGAACCCAGGACATCCCCATCCCCTAGGAACTAGGCAATTCATCTCCATGGAAGGCACTCAGCCAGATTTCAAAACCAATGTAAGGTGGTTCGTGTCCAGGCCTTGCCTACACCTATGCTCACACCACAGGCTAGAGGGTAATGCGGAGATAAGTGACCTAACTCTGAATAATAATATGGGTATTTGATGCAGTCTAGCCCTGACAACAAAGGGCTTAGCCTGGGCTAACATGCCCTGCTGCTAGACTTGCAATACCCAAGCTTGCTCTTCAAAAACTAGCTTGAAtgtgccttcccttccctgcaaTGTACACATACCCTACATAACTTGAAAAGTCTGGCCTTCAGGCACTGCCATGATGGGTAACAATGAAGAACTGATGAAGGGTTCCTCAGAACAAATCTGTTACTTGGGTATTCTCAATGGACCCTaatcattatttattttattgttatttattcattagatttatatgctATCCTTCACAAAAAAAGGCTCAGGGTAGCTTACAGTAcacaacaaacaacaaaaattatagaaacagaaaataaaatattgaagaaTAAGGTGCCACAAAAAACTCCTCCCACTAAATGACCCTCCTAAATTCAAAACCAACCCACTCTACCTCACTCTCTTCTGCTCCCTTCTTCTGACCAAGGAGAGCTCCTCCCCAATGTTTGCTTCCCAATCCACATTCAAAATCTCTATAAAATAAAACATCACTTCCCTTCACCTGTATTCCCTCCCATCTCTGCTTATTCCCACTCTTACTCCCAGTCCCTTGACTCACATGCAGGGAATCACATTGTTcattcaagctgcagcaagggaagtttaggttagatattaggaagaaaaattatcactagaagggtagcaaaacactggaacaggttacccagagaggtggtggactgtccatccttggtggtttttaagactcagctagacaaagccctggctggggtgatctagttggggatggtcctgctttgagcaagggttagactagatgacctcctgtggtcccttccaaccctcattttctatgaatctatgattctatgaatcctCCTACCCCTTACTGTCCCTCACCAGCTGAACCTCCCCCTCTCAAAGCAGGGCTGTGACTCTCTTCCAAACCCACTCATTTTCTTCTTCCCCACAAGGAAATACATTGTTCATTAAAAAATACCAGCAAACACTCCTTTCCCTGTCTCTGTCCCCAGTGAAGGGCAAATGGCAAAGTGGTCACTTGGCTAAGaaagtgcatttaaaatggaTGTGATGACACAGATTGTTATACAGAAGATGTTTTCTCTCTGGAACTCAGTACTCACAGTATTATTTCATAGGCATCTGTAGTTCAACGCCTTCTTTCAGGGCACAGAGGAAACACTGTTGGGGAtgggcttgggggtggggtgtcTCTCTATGCTTAGACCCCTGATCCAGCTGTGAAATGTTGAACATGGAATTTCACTAAGGGGGACATTCACCTTCCCCAAAAGCATCAGGAACTCGATTCTACCACAAGCCAGGTGCCAAACTAGACAGTGTAATGATCTCATTAGGCACAGCAAGGACAATGTATTAATGACAGAATTCTTATTTGATCCATTCAGTTTTAAAGGTGTCATAAAAAGGAATCATTAAACGTACTTCTCTGGCGGCAAACCAGCACCAGCCACCCACAGCCACTTGTCCGCCACCTTACTGAGTCCCAGCCAAAAATAGCCTTTCTCCATCTTCATCCTGTTCATAATAAAGGTCTGGAAAAAACATGACAGACATCAGAGCATAAGATGGGACCTGGCATGCTAACAAAGGCAAGTGAAGAAGTGTGTGGTCCTGGGTCTTGATGCTTTTGCAGGAAGTAATCCTAttaatgtgcatttccctggcaCCTTCCATCCTAAAGTATTTTATGAGCATCCATTTAgtattatcttcattttacagattggAAAGCAGGTAGAAAGAATGAAGTTCACTGATTACAAAAGGTCAGCACCAGCCCAGGTAGCACTGAAATGCCATAATGGGCTATATAGAAATTGTTTCTGGTTCACCACCTAAAGATAGATTTCACTCCAAGAACTGAAGTGATTTCATGAAGTCGCACAAGTTTGTGTGAAGACTAGAAATAGAATCTCCTGCCTATAAGACCTACATGCTACGTGTCTCTTCTCTCTGGGAACATATATACTAGGTATAATGTTCATTCATGGTATTAATAGTTTTTTGGGGAAATGATGGTGATTCTGTATCTTAGGACCTTTAAGGAAAAGGAATAGATAGAACAACAGTGAATGTGGAGAGTGTTGTAGGGAACAACCCTGAACTGCTTGGGCACTGGTAGGATAGAGGCTGTGATCTAGTGTGGTCCACTACAGCAGGGTTTTCTGGGGTTTTATGCCATGAAGCATGTAGGAAATTACTCTGCTTTACTAATGACCTTTGCCCTCAGACACAAGAGGAGTCGCTTCAAATGGGTTCAGGTTGGCAGCTGATCGGATGTGGTGCCTCGTTAGAATAAACGCACTGCAACCATTCCTGTGAAAGGGTGAGATGGACAGACTAACATGCCCTTTGAAGCCCTCCAAATGGCAGAAGTGATCCCAAAATGTCCCTCAAGGAAGCAGATCCTATTtagaagtgcttcaaaatgaaacatttcaggtTACATATGCACACCCTACAGAGCATGAAAGGAGACCccaaagtcctccagcatcccacagtgcttcaCTCTTCCCTTCCATaggtggaggaggggagacaAGGGCGCATTGTATCAATGACTGCTCTCCTGCCCAAGCTGGCTCCGCTCTTCCAGAGTGACCCCCTCCACCTCACTGGAACCAGGAGATGGGAGTATCCCCACCACCTCAGACCAGTATTCCTGCTCTCCAGTCCCCTTATACCCATGGAGCTCCTTCCATCTGGTCTCCCATTTCTGGGGAAGGGTGAACATGGTGGGTTTCCAGTTCCAGTGGAGGAGGGATGTTCTGTGAGAGGGGAGATGAAGAGGATTGGAGAGCGCTCGCTGACACTAGTTCCTCCCCCACTCACATTGGGAAGGAGACTGGAGCTGCAGAGCTACACTCATGGTCTGTTCTGCTCCCTCTCATCCctctgtggggggaggcaggggggaaatgAAGCCATATAGGTTGCTCCTGCACATCACTGCATGCAGCTGTGGTGGTTAGAAGTGCTCCGGTCAGGGAGTATGGTATGGGGCCGTACATGTGTCCATGGCTGAAACACTCcatttttgaagcacttcaaatatTACCTCTCTCCATTCTAGCAGTCTGAGTTTAACATCTGCTGCATGCTCTTCCTCTGACgtacctccctctccccttttgaAACAGCACCAGGTGAATGTTTCTTCATGTTCTCTAGAAAAGTGGGGGCTAATCTTTTAGGCAGGTTTGCCACAAGTTAAATCCTTGCAcctttcctgagtgccactctgatccccttcccctgcctaatctgttgctctgtttttttactcccagctctgcttcctgcttgatctgatgctctgcttcctACTCCCTGCCgctgtgcttcccaccccctccccaatctgctgcatcCCACAGCCGAGCCTGCCCATGGCATCTGTGGCACTTGGGCTGCAGATtgaccacccctgctctagaagatGTCTGAAAGACTATGCCATCCTTGGGTCCACAAGGAAAACTCTGACTCCAGGTGACAGAAGGCAGGCTTTCAAGGAGAAGTATCTCCTGAAGTAAATATTGCACAATGGAGAGCGCATTGTGGATATACATTCTCAAAGTCAGAAGCAGGATACGGGGTTCAAGGAACGTTTGGAGTGTAACTGGTATGGCAGACACTGAGACAGGACATTGGGGGAGATGGACCACTGATCTAATGCAGAACAAACACAGTGAAAGAGGGGAATCTGGACATACAGATACATGGGGGCTTGACACCAGATGCCATGGCCTGACCAACTGAGGCAGCAAAGGGCTGCACATGaattccctctgccctggcatcTCTTCTGCTCCCTGGTAGACtcagccctcccctctcccatccaATGAGAGGTACAGCTCAGGCATCtcctcaccttctcctcctcactATTGACCACAGCCAGGCTGGCCATCCATGAGCTGCAGTACCTGGTGCTGCCATGCCAATCTCTCTTCTCCTCAGAGAAGTAGTAGCATTTTCCCTGGTGCAGTACCCAGCGGAGTGGGCAGTACTCGCACCGGGTCTGTTCTAGAAGGAGAAAAGAAGGTCGCACAAGAAGTGGAGCAGAGCATTTCCATTCTCTCCTCAACTCACTTTCTCACTCTCTTTATCCACCTCCCACTCCCTTCCAGACACCGCCCTTTCCTCTCAGAGGCAGTACTTGCCAAGCTCCCCATGCCTTAGCCTCCTCCAGGCGAAATTGCATGAACATACAGCCCACCTGTGGCTTCCTGTGAGACTAGTAAAATGCCTCTGTTTGTGTAAAATGCAGCTTCCCACTTCCTAAGTGGTACAAGCAACACCAGCATACTACAGCCAGGCTTATTTCCTGTCACCAGTCACCATTTCACTCTTCCTAAGTGGTACAAGCAACACCAGCATACTACAGCCAGGCTTATTTCCTGTCACCAGTCACCATTTCACTCTTCCTAAGTGGTACAAGCAACACCAGCATACTACAGCCAGGTGCATTTTCTGTCACAGGTCACCCTTCACTGAAAGGTCTGACTATCATCCCTAAAGCTCAGTCAACCTAGGCTCTGGTTCACTCAGACTCCCCCTGTATCTTTGTGTCTATTCATGGACACCCATGGAATGGCTCCTGCTAACCATCccagagggttcagagaagggccactcgtatggttatggGTTTACAGGCccagccctatgaggagagactaagggacctggacctcttcagcctccacaagacaaggctgagaggagatcttgtggctgcctacaaattcattggggaaTGCAGCAaggatgctctgttcaccagggcacctcttgggttaACAAAAaggtcacaaactggcagagagcagatttaggctggatatcaggaaaaacttgttcatggtaagagtggccaaaatttggaacgggctcctaagggaggtggtgctctcccctaccttgggggtctttaagaaaaggctggattggcatctggctggggtcatctgacctcagcactctttcctgcctatgcagggggtcagactcgatgatctgttgaagtcccttctgaccctagcatctatgaatctatcataGCTATGAGTGCCGTGGTACACAAGGTCTCAGTCCTCACCTTTGGAAATGGTTCTTGCTGGAAAAAACAATCTGAGCTGGGCCTGTCCTTACCGGGAGTGTGGTGTAACGTTCACCTTCCTGTCTAGTCTGCAGAGCATGTGCAGGTTGTGGAATGCCAGCTGAACTATCAGGTGCCATCCTCATGTCCTTCCTGGCTGGCtagcttggggctgcaggggcagtggcctctactttgggagaaaaaaaatattgttcctaAACCTACTCTGAATTACTCACACTGCACTCAGATGC
Coding sequences:
- the LOC109283731 gene encoding killer cell lectin-like receptor subfamily B member 1B allele A, which produces MSLGGVVIVLLATVMGLAILISQGSRPVCLGSAQNISSELHGSAMKTLGKLRQYFCREPESEESEQTRCEYCPLRWVLHQGKCYYFSEEKRDWHGSTRYCSSWMASLAVVNSEEEKTFIMNRMKMEKGYFWLGLSKVADKWLWVAGAGLPPEKFQVAGGSDNHNCVVCGADEVMPESCFNPNKWICEKATKKFPSVKMDLLD